A single genomic interval of Megalobrama amblycephala isolate DHTTF-2021 linkage group LG15, ASM1881202v1, whole genome shotgun sequence harbors:
- the LOC125247852 gene encoding major histocompatibility complex class I-related gene protein-like isoform X1 codes for MQCKWTELYVLVFLFVLSPLSASDGSHSLWLFPTYIQGKTQFPQFSCTTSLDDITVGYYNSTTYIPRGNTTNEDDVIDLDKIKGISDYMYNSFLRRSYLLGQDSQNDNLEVYQTLVLCELLDLDKPGQMIIRDAARGSTTDELRYFNNTFTYKVFTQNELKPHLEEFKQEVANTFYPVCITTLKNYLKKRDHQINRKVKPRVRLIQKANSDSGEFRVSCLATGFYPRHINLTLFRDGQPVSDHEITGGDLLPNGDGTYQMRKSLEISADKHKYTCSATHLSLDNKLDVTLEFDPGEPFKSVILPVLIVLALMLVFGAGAIIYKCRRRRAGVTRTKQNGESSVPSSNCVYSAASKSEENM; via the exons gTTCTCACTCTTTGTGGTTATTTCCAACATACATTCAGGGAAAAACACAATTTCCTCAATTTAGTTGCACAACATCTTTGGATGACATCACAGTTGGATATTATAATTCAACAACATATATTCCAAGAGGCAATACGACAAATGAGGATGATGTGATTGATTTAGATAAAATAAAGGGTATAAGTGACTACATGTATAACTCCTTTTTGAGAAGATCATATCTCTTAGGGCAAGACAGCCAAAATGACA ATCTTGAAGTTTATCAGACACTGGTTCTCTGTGAGCTGCTAGACCTCGACAAGCCTGGACAGATGATTATCAGAGATGCAGCCAGAGGCTCCACCACAGATGAGCTGCGTTACTTTAACAACACATTTACTTATAAAGTGTttacacaaaatgagctcaAACCTCATCTAGAAGAATTTAAGCAGGAAGTTGCAAATACCTTTTACCCAGTTTGTATAACAACTCTCAAGAATTACCTCAAAAAGAGAGATCATCAAATAAATAGAAAAG TGAAACCGCGAGTCAGACTCATTCAGAAAGCAAACTCAGATTCTGGAGAGTTTCGTGTGAGTTGTTTGGCGACAGGATTTTACCCTCGTCACATCAACCTGACCCTGTTCAGAGATGGACAGCCTGTATCTGATCATGAGATCACTGGAGGAGATCTGCTGCCCAATGGTGACGGGACGTACCAGATGAGGAAGAGTCTGGAGATCAGTgcagacaaacacaaatacacctGCTCTGCCACACACCTCAGTCTGGACAACAAACTGGACGTCACTTTGG aATTTGATCctggtgaaccatttaaatcaGTGATTCTCCCAGTGCTGATAGTTTTGGCTCTGATGTTGGTGTttggggctggagccatcataTATAAATGCAGGAGGAGACGAGCAGGTGTGACACGAACCAAACAAAATGGTGAATCATCCG TGCCTTCATCAAACTGTGTTTATTCTGCTGCTTCTA aatctGAAGAAAACATGTAA
- the LOC125247852 gene encoding major histocompatibility complex class I-related gene protein-like isoform X2, whose translation MQCKWTELYVLVFLFVLSPLSASDDLEVYQTLVLCELLDLDKPGQMIIRDAARGSTTDELRYFNNTFTYKVFTQNELKPHLEEFKQEVANTFYPVCITTLKNYLKKRDHQINRKVKPRVRLIQKANSDSGEFRVSCLATGFYPRHINLTLFRDGQPVSDHEITGGDLLPNGDGTYQMRKSLEISADKHKYTCSATHLSLDNKLDVTLEFDPGEPFKSVILPVLIVLALMLVFGAGAIIYKCRRRRAGVTRTKQNGESSVPSSNCVYSAASKSEENM comes from the exons ATCTTGAAGTTTATCAGACACTGGTTCTCTGTGAGCTGCTAGACCTCGACAAGCCTGGACAGATGATTATCAGAGATGCAGCCAGAGGCTCCACCACAGATGAGCTGCGTTACTTTAACAACACATTTACTTATAAAGTGTttacacaaaatgagctcaAACCTCATCTAGAAGAATTTAAGCAGGAAGTTGCAAATACCTTTTACCCAGTTTGTATAACAACTCTCAAGAATTACCTCAAAAAGAGAGATCATCAAATAAATAGAAAAG TGAAACCGCGAGTCAGACTCATTCAGAAAGCAAACTCAGATTCTGGAGAGTTTCGTGTGAGTTGTTTGGCGACAGGATTTTACCCTCGTCACATCAACCTGACCCTGTTCAGAGATGGACAGCCTGTATCTGATCATGAGATCACTGGAGGAGATCTGCTGCCCAATGGTGACGGGACGTACCAGATGAGGAAGAGTCTGGAGATCAGTgcagacaaacacaaatacacctGCTCTGCCACACACCTCAGTCTGGACAACAAACTGGACGTCACTTTGG aATTTGATCctggtgaaccatttaaatcaGTGATTCTCCCAGTGCTGATAGTTTTGGCTCTGATGTTGGTGTttggggctggagccatcataTATAAATGCAGGAGGAGACGAGCAGGTGTGACACGAACCAAACAAAATGGTGAATCATCCG TGCCTTCATCAAACTGTGTTTATTCTGCTGCTTCTA aatctGAAGAAAACATGTAA
- the LOC125247861 gene encoding major histocompatibility complex class I-related gene protein-like isoform X2, giving the protein MGVASVTSHLDGAELDVNLRFQTPTARRFQLAKKHIGGHMRPILYVSIMSKVLLLFQLLLPEASPKGSHSLWLLATYIKGQTPFPEFSAVVMLDDVIVQNYDGETKTRIPRGNTTTEDDVLDLNVLLTISDHLQAHFLDRWTVATKMLNETDQKNILFVCELRDDGEPGQMITRDAFRGSTTDELLYVDKNFTYQGTLNISAQLLNFYLEISKTRHEILYQPYCIKTLKGYLEKRRNQVNRKVKPRVRLIQKANSDSGGFRVSCLATGFYPRHINLTLFRDGQPVSDHEITGGDLLPNGDGTYQMRKSLEISADKHKYTCSATHLSLDNKLDVTLEFDPDEPFKSVILPVLIVLALMLVFGAGAIIYKCRRRRAGVTRTEMNGESSMPSSNCDYSPASKSEENMEPAY; this is encoded by the exons ATGGGCGTGGCTTCTGTCACGTCACACTTGGACGGGGCGGAGTTAGATGTCAACCTACGCTTTCAAACGCCCACAGCTaggcgttttcagctggctaaaaaacACATTGGTGGACACATGCGGCCTATATTATATGTCAGTATCATGAGCaaagttctgctgctctttCAGCTTTTACTTCCAGAGGCTTCTCCTAAAG GCTCTCACTCTTTATGGTTGCTTGCAACGTACATTAAAGGACAAACACCATTTCCTGAATTTAGTGCTGTAGTGATGTTGGATGATGTCATAGTACAGAACTATGACGGTGAGACAAAGACTCGCATTCCAAGAGGAAATACAACAACTGAAGACGACGTGCTAGATTTGAATGTTCTCCTCACCATAAGTGACCACCTACAAGCACACTTTTTGGACAGATGGACAGTAgcaacaaaaatgttaaatgaaaCTGATC aaaaaaatattctgtttgtgtgtgaactGAGGGATGATGGTGAACCGGGACAAATGATCACACGAGATGCTTTCAGAGGCTCCACCACTGATGAGTTGCTCTATGTTGACAAGAACTTCACATACCAGGGTACTTTAAATATCTCGGCCCAACTGCTGAATTTTTATCTTGAGATCAGCAAGACTCGTCATGAAATTTTATATCAACCATACTGCATCAAAACACTCAAGGGTTACCTTGAAAAAAGGAGAAATCAAGTCAATAGAAAAG TGAAACCGCGAGTCAGACTCATTCAGAAAGCAAACTCAGATTCTGGAGGGTTTCGTGTGAGTTGTTTGGCGACAGGATTTTACCCTCGTCACATCAACCTGACCCTGTTCAGAGATGGACAGCCTGTATCTGATCATGAGATCACTGGAGGAGATCTGCTGCCCAATGGTGACGGGACGTACCAGATGAGGAAGAGTCTGGAGATCAGTgcagacaaacacaaatacacctGCTCTGCCACACACCTCAGTCTGGACAACAAACTGGACGTCACTTTGG AATTTGATCCTGATGAACCATTTAAATCAGTGATTCTCCCAGTGCTGATAGTTTTGGCTCTGATGTTGGTGTttggggctggagccatcataTATAAATGCAGGAGGAGACGAGCAGGTGTGACAAGAACCGAAATGAATGGTGAATCATCCA TGCCTTCATCAAACTGTGATTATTCTCCTGCTTCTA aatctGAAGAAAACATGGAACCAGCATACTGA
- the LOC125247861 gene encoding major histocompatibility complex class I-related gene protein-like isoform X1, whose product MITRDAFRGSTTDELLYVDKNFTYQGTLNISAQLLNFYLEISKTRHEILYQPYCIKTLKGYLEKRRNQVNRKVKPRVRLIQKANSDSGGFRVSCLATGFYPRHINLTLFRDGQPVSDHEITGGDLLPNGDGTYQMRKSLEISADKHKYTCSATHLSLDNKLDVTLEFDPDEPFKSVILPVLIVLALMLVFGAGAIIYKCRRRRAGVTRTEMNGESSMPSSNCDYSPASKSEENMEPAY is encoded by the exons ATGATCACACGAGATGCTTTCAGAGGCTCCACCACTGATGAGTTGCTCTATGTTGACAAGAACTTCACATACCAGGGTACTTTAAATATCTCGGCCCAACTGCTGAATTTTTATCTTGAGATCAGCAAGACTCGTCATGAAATTTTATATCAACCATACTGCATCAAAACACTCAAGGGTTACCTTGAAAAAAGGAGAAATCAAGTCAATAGAAAAG TGAAACCGCGAGTCAGACTCATTCAGAAAGCAAACTCAGATTCTGGAGGGTTTCGTGTGAGTTGTTTGGCGACAGGATTTTACCCTCGTCACATCAACCTGACCCTGTTCAGAGATGGACAGCCTGTATCTGATCATGAGATCACTGGAGGAGATCTGCTGCCCAATGGTGACGGGACGTACCAGATGAGGAAGAGTCTGGAGATCAGTgcagacaaacacaaatacacctGCTCTGCCACACACCTCAGTCTGGACAACAAACTGGACGTCACTTTGG AATTTGATCCTGATGAACCATTTAAATCAGTGATTCTCCCAGTGCTGATAGTTTTGGCTCTGATGTTGGTGTttggggctggagccatcataTATAAATGCAGGAGGAGACGAGCAGGTGTGACAAGAACCGAAATGAATGGTGAATCATCCA TGCCTTCATCAAACTGTGATTATTCTCCTGCTTCTA aatctGAAGAAAACATGGAACCAGCATACTGA